Proteins from a single region of Dasypus novemcinctus isolate mDasNov1 chromosome 16, mDasNov1.1.hap2, whole genome shotgun sequence:
- the LOC101434742 gene encoding olfactory receptor 2T2-like: MMIWSNQTTGTDFVLLGLFHHIQAPNLLFTFIFLVFLATLVGNIMLLILICFDSRLHTPMYLLLSQLSIMDLLYSSAIVPKIATDFLSGKNTISFINCAFQLILFTTLFGADCLLLAVMAYDRYVAICHPLRYSVLMRPTVCVFVVVGTWLGALLNALIHVIYVLNLPYCNSREINHFFCEIPALLKLVCADTSLYKNGLFLISGFVFFFLPISTIMASYGHILFTVLKLRSNLGIRKALATCSSHMIVVSLFYGTAIIKYFLPKAYHTTELDEVISVFYTIVTPMLNPLIYSLRNKEVGGAFRKILGV, encoded by the coding sequence ATGATGATTTGGAGCAATCAGACCACTGGAACTGACTTTGTTCTCCTGGGACTATTTCACCACATTCAAGCCCCCAATCTCCTCTTCACATTCATCTTTTTGGTGTTTCTTGCTACCCTTGTCGGAAATATTATGTTGCTGATTCTCATTTGTTTCGACTCCCGACTCCATACCCCTATGTACTTGCTTCTCAGCCAACTTTCCATCATGGACCTCTTGTATAGCTCTGCTATTGTCCCCAAAATAGCCACTGATTTCCTGTCTGGAAAGAATACCATTTCCTTTATTAATTGTGCATTTCAGCTCATCCTCTTCACTACACTTTTTGGAGCAGACTGCCTTCTTCTGGCAGTCATGGCTTATGACCGCTATGTAGCTATATGCCACCCTCTTCGTTATTCAGTTCTCATGCGCCCTACAGTCTGTGTCTTTGTGGTGGTGGGCACCTGGCTGGGTGCTCTGCTCAATGCCTTGATCCATGTCATATACGTTCTTAATCTCCCTTACTGCAACTCCCGGGAAATtaatcatttcttttgtgagatcCCAGCTCTCCTGAAACTAGTTTGTGCTGATACATCTCTTTATAAAAATGGGCTTTTTTTAATTAgtggttttgtgtttttcttccttccaATATCTACCATCATGGCCTCATATGGGCATATACTCTTTACTGTTTTGAAATTAAGATCAAATTTAGGAATAAGAAAGGCTTTGGCAACCTGTTCCTCCCATATGATTGTGGTGTCTCTCTTCTATGGAACAGCTATCATCAAGTACTTTCTGCCCAAAGCTTACCATACCACTGAACTGGATGAAGTAATATCTGTCTTCTACACAATTGTCACCCCTATGCTCAACCCCCTCATCTACAGTCTTCGAAACAAAGAAGTTGGTGGAGCCTTCAGGAAAATTCTGGGAGTGTAA